A single window of Salvia splendens isolate huo1 chromosome 8, SspV2, whole genome shotgun sequence DNA harbors:
- the LOC121744190 gene encoding extensin-2-like isoform X5: MTDEKKPAEPPAPIDTKPPAPVDQTPPAPIDPTPPAPVDQTPPAPLDSTPPAPVDQTPPAPVDSTPPAPVDLTPPAPVDPTPTSPVDPTPPAPVDQTPPAPVDITPPAPVDQTPSAPVDSTPPAPVNQNPPAPVDITPPAPVDQAPSAPVDSTPPAPVNQTPSAPVDQTPPAPVDQTPPAPVDITPPAPVDQTPSAPVDSTPPAPVNQTPSAPVDQTPPAPVDQTPSSPVDSTPPAPVNQTSFAPVDQTPPAPVDSTPPAPIDPTPRAPVDQTLPAPVNKTPSAPVDQTPSAPVDQTPPAPVDQTPPAPVDEIPPAPVDKTPPPEEKVTAQEMCDALYNLPWSSIFAPYPHIEYQGGTNFIYCDSSSTDGSSSEDDDIAPVVDLANHPELPLCETGPSSPVLSPTERADTQNLVYARLCETWLLSPVHSPTEGAVTENLSDHLCKIGSSSPVLSPTEGAIAENLPDHKCEAEPSSPVLSPLEGAVAKNLSDHLISETAPSSPVLSPPEGAVAENVSDHISETGSSSPIVLPPEGAIEENLPDHKCEIAPSSPVLSPPEGAVAENLDHISETGSSSPVLLPPEGAVAENLSDHIYETGSSSPIVIPPEGAIAENLPDHKCETAPSSLVLSPPEGAVAKTLSDHKQLPATGALSPVFSPRLLAIAETLSDHIWENGPPSPVLSSLEGDIENEPYYRDDSEDVDRYDPYVFFRIGAGLLNMDNICFMNSVLQCLVHTVPFYEAIMYQNNPLLCVCPNGKFCIKCSLEELFRSLTSGRKYFVPQTLVQNLSHISPTFKVGRQEDAHEFLLNLWNKLMECDKYRDDMDNEHKIFVARLFGGRLVNKVMCSCGKISSKTEDVWDLQLPIENSDTLIGALQAYIVTIVPDFRCENCGNEGIVQKIDLDRLQPVVTFHLKRFDRLNNKIKKHVSFPPQLDLKPFTPRKVTFPFTSVGKMHIYYELYAIVVHEGETPVAGHYYSIIRLNANEWYKYDDSRITAVDEEEVFKQMAYILFYRPADSTSFTDAVRALRSERARGDKKGKWQIQKRRR, from the exons ATGACGGATGAAAAGAAACCCGCTGAACCACCTGCTCCGATCGATACAAAACCGCCTGCTCCGGTCGATCAAACGCCTCCTGCTCCGATTGATCCAACCCCTCCTGCTCCAGTCGATCAAACCCCTCCTGCCCCGCTCGATTCAACACCGCCTGCTCCGGTCGATCAAACGCCTCCTGCCCCGGTCGATTCAACACCGCCTGCTCCGGTCGATTTAACACCACCTGCTCCGGTTGATCCAACCCCGACTTCTCCAGTCGATCCAACCCCTCCTGCTCCGGTCGATCAAACGCCTCCTGCTCCGGTTGATATAACCCCTCCTGCTCCGGTCGATCAAACCCCTTCTGCCCCTGTCGATTCAACACCGCCTGCTCCGGTCAATCAAAACCCTCCTGCTCCGGTTGATATAACCCCTCCTGCTCCGGTCGATCAAGCCCCTTCTGCTCCTGTCGATTCAACACCGCCTGCTCCGGTCAATCAAACCCCTTCTGCTCCGGTCGATCAAACCCCTCCTGCTCCGGTCGATCAAACCCCTCCTGCTCCGGTTGATATAACCCCTCCTGCTCCGGTCGATCAAACCCCTTCTGCTCCGGTCGATTCAACACCGCCTGCTCCGGTCAATCAAACCCCTTCTGCTCCGGTCGATCAAACCCCTCCTGCTCCGGTCGATCAAACCCCTTCTTCTCCGGTCGATTCAACACCGCCTGCTCCGGTCAATCAAACCTCTTTTGCTCCGGTCGATCAAACCCCTCCTGCTCCGGTCGATTCAACACCGCCTGCTCCGATTGATCCAACCCCTCGTGCTCCGGTCGATCAAACCCTTCCTGCTCCGGTCAATAAAACCCCTTCTGCTCCGGTCGATCAAACCCCTTCTGCTCCGGTCGATCAAACCCCTCCTGCTCCGGTCGATCAAACCCCTCCTGCTCCGGTCGATGAAATCCCTCCTGCTCCGGTCGATAAAACCCCGCCTCCCGAGGAGAAGGTGACTGCACAGGAAATGTGCGACGCGCTCTACAACTTACCGTGGAGTTCGATTTTCGCTCCCTATCCTCATATTGAATATCAAGGAGGAACGAATTTCATATATTGTGATAGTTCTTCCACTGATGGCAGTAGTAGTGAAGACGATGACATAGCTCCAGTTGTTGACTTGGCGAACCATCCTGAACTCCCA TTATGTGAGACCGGGCCTTCATCTCCGGTTCTATCACCTACGGAAAGGGCTGATACACAAAATCTTGTTTACGCC CGGTTATGTGAGACATGGCTTTTATCTCCGGTTCATTCACCTACGGAAGGGGCCGTAACAGAAAATCTATCCGATCAT TTATGTAAGATCGGGTCTTCATCTCCGGTTCTTTCGCCTACGGAAGGAGCCATTGCAGAAAATCTACCCGATCAT AAATGTGAGGCCGAGCCTTCATCTCCTGTTCTTTCACCTCTGGAAGGGGCCGTAGCAAAAAATCTATCCGATCAT CTGATATCTGAGACCGCGCCTTCATCTCCGGTTCTTTCACCTCCGGAAGGGGCCGTAGCAGAAAATGTATCCGATCAT ATATCTGAGACCGGGTCTTCATCTCCGATTGTTTTACCTCCGGAAGGTGCCATAGAAGAAAATCTACCCGATCAT AAATGTGAGATTGCGCCTTCATCTCCGGTTCTTTCACCTCCAGAAGGGGCCGTAGCAGAAAATCTAGATCAT ATATCTGAGACCGGATCTTCATCTCCTGTTCTTTTACCTCCGGAAGGGGCCGTAGCAGAAAATCTATCTGATCAT ATATATGAGACCGGGTCTTCATCTCCGATTGTTATACCTCCGGAAGGTGCCATAGCAGAAAATCTACCCGATCAT AAATGTGAGACCGCGCCTTCGTCTCTGGTTCTTTCACCTCCAGAAGGGGCCGTAGCAAAAACTCTATCCGATCAT AAGCAGTTACCTGCGACTGGGGCTTTATCTCCGGTTTTTTCACCTCGGCTATTGGCCATAGCAGAAACTCTATCCGATCAT ATATGGGAGAACGGGCCTCCGTCTCCAGTTCTTTCATCCCTGGAAGGGGACATAGAAAATGAACCTTATTATAGA GATGATTCGGAAGATGTTGATAGATATGATCCATATGTGTTCTTTCGTATA GGAGCTGGGCTGCTGAATATGGACAATATATGCTTCATGAATTCGGTTTTGCAATGCTTGGTGCATACTGTGCCATTTTATGAGGCCATTATGTACCAAAATAACCCATTGCTGTGTGTTT GTCCCAATGGAAAGTTTTGTATAAAGTGCAGCCTCGAAGAGCTATTTCGATCACTTACTTCAGGAAGGAAATATTTTGTGCCTCAGACACTAGTCCAGAATTTAAGCC ACATTTCACCTACCTTCAAAGTGGGTCGACAGGAGGATGCTCATGAATTCCTTTTGAATTTATGGAATAAACTAATGGAGTGTGACAAGTATCGTGACGATATGGATAATGAACATAAAATCTTTGTGGCACGACTGTTTGGTGGCCGTCTTGTCAACAAG GTCATGTGTTCATGTGGTAAGATTTCTAGTAAGACAGAGGATGTATGGGACCTGCAATTACCTATCGAGAATTCGGACACTCTCATCGGTGCTCTGCAAGCTTATATAGTAACAATAGTACCTGACTTTCGCTGTGAAAATTGTGGGAATGAAGGTATCGTACAGAAAATTGACCTGGATCGGCTTCAACCTGTTGTCACGTTTCACCTGAAGAGGTTTGACAGACTGAACAACAAAATCAAAAAGCATGTGTCATTTCCACCTCAGTTGGACTTGAAGCCTTTCACTCCTAGAAAAGTGACTTTTCCCTTCACTAGTGTAGGCAAA ATGCATATATACTACGAGCTCTATGCTATTGTAGTGCATGAAGGGGAGACACCAGTCGCAGGTCATTACTACAGCATTATTCGCTTGAACGCCAATGAGTGGTACAAATATGATGATTCACGA ATTACAGCTGTAGATGAAGAAGAAGTTTTCAAGCAGATGGCCTATATTCTTTTCTATCGTCCGGCCGACTCGACCAGCTTTACAGATGCCGTTCGAGCTCTGCGATCAGAGCGTGCACGGGGTGATAAAAAGGGAAAATGGCAGATTCAGAAACGAAGGAGATAA
- the LOC121744190 gene encoding proteoglycan 4-like isoform X13, translating into MTDEKKPAEPPAPIDTKPPAPVDQTPPAPIDPTPPAPVDQTPPAPLDSTPPAPVDQTPPAPVDSTPPAPVDLTPPAPVDPTPTSPVDPTPPAPVDQTPPAPVDITPPAPVDQTPSAPVDSTPPAPVNQNPPAPVDITPPAPVDQAPSAPVDSTPPAPVNQTPSAPVDQTPPAPVDQTPPAPVDITPPAPVDQTPSAPVDSTPPAPVNQTPSAPVDQTPPAPVDQTPSSPVDSTPPAPVNQTSFAPVDQTPPAPVDSTPPAPIDPTPRAPVDQTLPAPVNKTPSAPVDQTPSAPVDQTPPAPVDQTPPAPVDEIPPAPVDKTPPPEEKVTAQEMCDALYNLPWSSIFAPYPHIEYQGGTNFIYCDSSSTDGSSSEDDDIAPVVDLANHPELPLCETGPSSPVLSPTERADTQNLVYARLCETWLLSPVHSPTEGAVTENLSDHLCKIGSSSPVLSPTEGAIAENLPDHKCEAEPSSPVLSPLEGAVAKNLSDHLISETAPSSPVLSPPEGAVAENVSDHISETGSSSPVLLPPEGAVAENLSDHISETGSSSPIVLPPEGAIEENLPDHKCETAPSSLVLSPPEGAVAKTLSDHKQLPATGALSPVFSPRLLAIAETLSDHIWENGPPSPVLSSLEGDIENEPYYRDDSEDVDRYDPYVFFRIGAGLLNMDNICFMNSVLQCLVHTVPFYEAIMYQNNPLLCVCPNGKFCIKCSLEELFRSLTSGRKYFVPQTLVQNLSHISPTFKVGRQEDAHEFLLNLWNKLMECDKYRDDMDNEHKIFVARLFGGRLVNKVMCSCGKISSKTEDVWDLQLPIENSDTLIGALQAYIVTIVPDFRCENCGNEGIVQKIDLDRLQPVVTFHLKRFDRLNNKIKKHVSFPPQLDLKPFTPRKVTFPFTSVGKMHIYYELYAIVVHEGETPVAGHYYSIIRLNANEWYKYDDSRITAVDEEEVFKQMAYILFYRPADSTSFTDAVRALRSERARGDKKGKWQIQKRRR; encoded by the exons ATGACGGATGAAAAGAAACCCGCTGAACCACCTGCTCCGATCGATACAAAACCGCCTGCTCCGGTCGATCAAACGCCTCCTGCTCCGATTGATCCAACCCCTCCTGCTCCAGTCGATCAAACCCCTCCTGCCCCGCTCGATTCAACACCGCCTGCTCCGGTCGATCAAACGCCTCCTGCCCCGGTCGATTCAACACCGCCTGCTCCGGTCGATTTAACACCACCTGCTCCGGTTGATCCAACCCCGACTTCTCCAGTCGATCCAACCCCTCCTGCTCCGGTCGATCAAACGCCTCCTGCTCCGGTTGATATAACCCCTCCTGCTCCGGTCGATCAAACCCCTTCTGCCCCTGTCGATTCAACACCGCCTGCTCCGGTCAATCAAAACCCTCCTGCTCCGGTTGATATAACCCCTCCTGCTCCGGTCGATCAAGCCCCTTCTGCTCCTGTCGATTCAACACCGCCTGCTCCGGTCAATCAAACCCCTTCTGCTCCGGTCGATCAAACCCCTCCTGCTCCGGTCGATCAAACCCCTCCTGCTCCGGTTGATATAACCCCTCCTGCTCCGGTCGATCAAACCCCTTCTGCTCCGGTCGATTCAACACCGCCTGCTCCGGTCAATCAAACCCCTTCTGCTCCGGTCGATCAAACCCCTCCTGCTCCGGTCGATCAAACCCCTTCTTCTCCGGTCGATTCAACACCGCCTGCTCCGGTCAATCAAACCTCTTTTGCTCCGGTCGATCAAACCCCTCCTGCTCCGGTCGATTCAACACCGCCTGCTCCGATTGATCCAACCCCTCGTGCTCCGGTCGATCAAACCCTTCCTGCTCCGGTCAATAAAACCCCTTCTGCTCCGGTCGATCAAACCCCTTCTGCTCCGGTCGATCAAACCCCTCCTGCTCCGGTCGATCAAACCCCTCCTGCTCCGGTCGATGAAATCCCTCCTGCTCCGGTCGATAAAACCCCGCCTCCCGAGGAGAAGGTGACTGCACAGGAAATGTGCGACGCGCTCTACAACTTACCGTGGAGTTCGATTTTCGCTCCCTATCCTCATATTGAATATCAAGGAGGAACGAATTTCATATATTGTGATAGTTCTTCCACTGATGGCAGTAGTAGTGAAGACGATGACATAGCTCCAGTTGTTGACTTGGCGAACCATCCTGAACTCCCA TTATGTGAGACCGGGCCTTCATCTCCGGTTCTATCACCTACGGAAAGGGCTGATACACAAAATCTTGTTTACGCC CGGTTATGTGAGACATGGCTTTTATCTCCGGTTCATTCACCTACGGAAGGGGCCGTAACAGAAAATCTATCCGATCAT TTATGTAAGATCGGGTCTTCATCTCCGGTTCTTTCGCCTACGGAAGGAGCCATTGCAGAAAATCTACCCGATCAT AAATGTGAGGCCGAGCCTTCATCTCCTGTTCTTTCACCTCTGGAAGGGGCCGTAGCAAAAAATCTATCCGATCAT CTGATATCTGAGACCGCGCCTTCATCTCCGGTTCTTTCACCTCCGGAAGGGGCCGTAGCAGAAAATGTATCCGATCAT ATATCTGAGACCGGATCTTCATCTCCTGTTCTTTTACCTCCGGAAGGGGCCGTAGCAGAAAATCTATCCGATCAT ATATCTGAGACCGGGTCTTCATCTCCGATTGTTTTACCTCCGGAAGGTGCCATAGAAGAAAATCTACCCGATCAT AAATGTGAGACCGCGCCTTCGTCTCTGGTTCTTTCACCTCCAGAAGGGGCCGTAGCAAAAACTCTATCCGATCAT AAGCAGTTACCTGCGACTGGGGCTTTATCTCCGGTTTTTTCACCTCGGCTATTGGCCATAGCAGAAACTCTATCCGATCAT ATATGGGAGAACGGGCCTCCGTCTCCAGTTCTTTCATCCCTGGAAGGGGACATAGAAAATGAACCTTATTATAGA GATGATTCGGAAGATGTTGATAGATATGATCCATATGTGTTCTTTCGTATA GGAGCTGGGCTGCTGAATATGGACAATATATGCTTCATGAATTCGGTTTTGCAATGCTTGGTGCATACTGTGCCATTTTATGAGGCCATTATGTACCAAAATAACCCATTGCTGTGTGTTT GTCCCAATGGAAAGTTTTGTATAAAGTGCAGCCTCGAAGAGCTATTTCGATCACTTACTTCAGGAAGGAAATATTTTGTGCCTCAGACACTAGTCCAGAATTTAAGCC ACATTTCACCTACCTTCAAAGTGGGTCGACAGGAGGATGCTCATGAATTCCTTTTGAATTTATGGAATAAACTAATGGAGTGTGACAAGTATCGTGACGATATGGATAATGAACATAAAATCTTTGTGGCACGACTGTTTGGTGGCCGTCTTGTCAACAAG GTCATGTGTTCATGTGGTAAGATTTCTAGTAAGACAGAGGATGTATGGGACCTGCAATTACCTATCGAGAATTCGGACACTCTCATCGGTGCTCTGCAAGCTTATATAGTAACAATAGTACCTGACTTTCGCTGTGAAAATTGTGGGAATGAAGGTATCGTACAGAAAATTGACCTGGATCGGCTTCAACCTGTTGTCACGTTTCACCTGAAGAGGTTTGACAGACTGAACAACAAAATCAAAAAGCATGTGTCATTTCCACCTCAGTTGGACTTGAAGCCTTTCACTCCTAGAAAAGTGACTTTTCCCTTCACTAGTGTAGGCAAA ATGCATATATACTACGAGCTCTATGCTATTGTAGTGCATGAAGGGGAGACACCAGTCGCAGGTCATTACTACAGCATTATTCGCTTGAACGCCAATGAGTGGTACAAATATGATGATTCACGA ATTACAGCTGTAGATGAAGAAGAAGTTTTCAAGCAGATGGCCTATATTCTTTTCTATCGTCCGGCCGACTCGACCAGCTTTACAGATGCCGTTCGAGCTCTGCGATCAGAGCGTGCACGGGGTGATAAAAAGGGAAAATGGCAGATTCAGAAACGAAGGAGATAA
- the LOC121744190 gene encoding proteoglycan 4-like isoform X20, whose product MTDEKKPAEPPAPIDTKPPAPVDQTPPAPIDPTPPAPVDQTPPAPLDSTPPAPVDQTPPAPVDSTPPAPVDLTPPAPVDPTPTSPVDPTPPAPVDQTPPAPVDITPPAPVDQTPSAPVDSTPPAPVNQNPPAPVDITPPAPVDQAPSAPVDSTPPAPVNQTPSAPVDQTPPAPVDQTPPAPVDITPPAPVDQTPSAPVDSTPPAPVNQTPSAPVDQTPPAPVDQTPSSPVDSTPPAPVNQTSFAPVDQTPPAPVDSTPPAPIDPTPRAPVDQTLPAPVNKTPSAPVDQTPSAPVDQTPPAPVDQTPPAPVDEIPPAPVDKTPPPEEKVTAQEMCDALYNLPWSSIFAPYPHIEYQGGTNFIYCDSSSTDGSSSEDDDIAPVVDLANHPELPLCETGPSSPVLSPTERADTQNLVYARLCETWLLSPVHSPTEGAVTENLSDHLCKIGSSSPVLSPTEGAIAENLPDHKCETAPSSLVLSPPEGAVAKTLSDHKQLPATGALSPVFSPRLLAIAETLSDHIWENGPPSPVLSSLEGDIENEPYYRDDSEDVDRYDPYVFFRIGAGLLNMDNICFMNSVLQCLVHTVPFYEAIMYQNNPLLCVCPNGKFCIKCSLEELFRSLTSGRKYFVPQTLVQNLSHISPTFKVGRQEDAHEFLLNLWNKLMECDKYRDDMDNEHKIFVARLFGGRLVNKVMCSCGKISSKTEDVWDLQLPIENSDTLIGALQAYIVTIVPDFRCENCGNEGIVQKIDLDRLQPVVTFHLKRFDRLNNKIKKHVSFPPQLDLKPFTPRKVTFPFTSVGKMHIYYELYAIVVHEGETPVAGHYYSIIRLNANEWYKYDDSRITAVDEEEVFKQMAYILFYRPADSTSFTDAVRALRSERARGDKKGKWQIQKRRR is encoded by the exons ATGACGGATGAAAAGAAACCCGCTGAACCACCTGCTCCGATCGATACAAAACCGCCTGCTCCGGTCGATCAAACGCCTCCTGCTCCGATTGATCCAACCCCTCCTGCTCCAGTCGATCAAACCCCTCCTGCCCCGCTCGATTCAACACCGCCTGCTCCGGTCGATCAAACGCCTCCTGCCCCGGTCGATTCAACACCGCCTGCTCCGGTCGATTTAACACCACCTGCTCCGGTTGATCCAACCCCGACTTCTCCAGTCGATCCAACCCCTCCTGCTCCGGTCGATCAAACGCCTCCTGCTCCGGTTGATATAACCCCTCCTGCTCCGGTCGATCAAACCCCTTCTGCCCCTGTCGATTCAACACCGCCTGCTCCGGTCAATCAAAACCCTCCTGCTCCGGTTGATATAACCCCTCCTGCTCCGGTCGATCAAGCCCCTTCTGCTCCTGTCGATTCAACACCGCCTGCTCCGGTCAATCAAACCCCTTCTGCTCCGGTCGATCAAACCCCTCCTGCTCCGGTCGATCAAACCCCTCCTGCTCCGGTTGATATAACCCCTCCTGCTCCGGTCGATCAAACCCCTTCTGCTCCGGTCGATTCAACACCGCCTGCTCCGGTCAATCAAACCCCTTCTGCTCCGGTCGATCAAACCCCTCCTGCTCCGGTCGATCAAACCCCTTCTTCTCCGGTCGATTCAACACCGCCTGCTCCGGTCAATCAAACCTCTTTTGCTCCGGTCGATCAAACCCCTCCTGCTCCGGTCGATTCAACACCGCCTGCTCCGATTGATCCAACCCCTCGTGCTCCGGTCGATCAAACCCTTCCTGCTCCGGTCAATAAAACCCCTTCTGCTCCGGTCGATCAAACCCCTTCTGCTCCGGTCGATCAAACCCCTCCTGCTCCGGTCGATCAAACCCCTCCTGCTCCGGTCGATGAAATCCCTCCTGCTCCGGTCGATAAAACCCCGCCTCCCGAGGAGAAGGTGACTGCACAGGAAATGTGCGACGCGCTCTACAACTTACCGTGGAGTTCGATTTTCGCTCCCTATCCTCATATTGAATATCAAGGAGGAACGAATTTCATATATTGTGATAGTTCTTCCACTGATGGCAGTAGTAGTGAAGACGATGACATAGCTCCAGTTGTTGACTTGGCGAACCATCCTGAACTCCCA TTATGTGAGACCGGGCCTTCATCTCCGGTTCTATCACCTACGGAAAGGGCTGATACACAAAATCTTGTTTACGCC CGGTTATGTGAGACATGGCTTTTATCTCCGGTTCATTCACCTACGGAAGGGGCCGTAACAGAAAATCTATCCGATCAT TTATGTAAGATCGGGTCTTCATCTCCGGTTCTTTCGCCTACGGAAGGAGCCATTGCAGAAAATCTACCCGATCAT AAATGTGAGACCGCGCCTTCGTCTCTGGTTCTTTCACCTCCAGAAGGGGCCGTAGCAAAAACTCTATCCGATCAT AAGCAGTTACCTGCGACTGGGGCTTTATCTCCGGTTTTTTCACCTCGGCTATTGGCCATAGCAGAAACTCTATCCGATCAT ATATGGGAGAACGGGCCTCCGTCTCCAGTTCTTTCATCCCTGGAAGGGGACATAGAAAATGAACCTTATTATAGA GATGATTCGGAAGATGTTGATAGATATGATCCATATGTGTTCTTTCGTATA GGAGCTGGGCTGCTGAATATGGACAATATATGCTTCATGAATTCGGTTTTGCAATGCTTGGTGCATACTGTGCCATTTTATGAGGCCATTATGTACCAAAATAACCCATTGCTGTGTGTTT GTCCCAATGGAAAGTTTTGTATAAAGTGCAGCCTCGAAGAGCTATTTCGATCACTTACTTCAGGAAGGAAATATTTTGTGCCTCAGACACTAGTCCAGAATTTAAGCC ACATTTCACCTACCTTCAAAGTGGGTCGACAGGAGGATGCTCATGAATTCCTTTTGAATTTATGGAATAAACTAATGGAGTGTGACAAGTATCGTGACGATATGGATAATGAACATAAAATCTTTGTGGCACGACTGTTTGGTGGCCGTCTTGTCAACAAG GTCATGTGTTCATGTGGTAAGATTTCTAGTAAGACAGAGGATGTATGGGACCTGCAATTACCTATCGAGAATTCGGACACTCTCATCGGTGCTCTGCAAGCTTATATAGTAACAATAGTACCTGACTTTCGCTGTGAAAATTGTGGGAATGAAGGTATCGTACAGAAAATTGACCTGGATCGGCTTCAACCTGTTGTCACGTTTCACCTGAAGAGGTTTGACAGACTGAACAACAAAATCAAAAAGCATGTGTCATTTCCACCTCAGTTGGACTTGAAGCCTTTCACTCCTAGAAAAGTGACTTTTCCCTTCACTAGTGTAGGCAAA ATGCATATATACTACGAGCTCTATGCTATTGTAGTGCATGAAGGGGAGACACCAGTCGCAGGTCATTACTACAGCATTATTCGCTTGAACGCCAATGAGTGGTACAAATATGATGATTCACGA ATTACAGCTGTAGATGAAGAAGAAGTTTTCAAGCAGATGGCCTATATTCTTTTCTATCGTCCGGCCGACTCGACCAGCTTTACAGATGCCGTTCGAGCTCTGCGATCAGAGCGTGCACGGGGTGATAAAAAGGGAAAATGGCAGATTCAGAAACGAAGGAGATAA